The genomic DNA TCACACAAGCATGAGTTCTACAAAAGAGACTCTATAAAAGTTTCAGAACTTTCAAATCAACCATTAATTATGCGTGAATTAGGAAGTGGTACAAGAGCACAATTAGAAAAGCAATTAAAAGAATTAAAAATCCCAATGAATATTAGATGGTCATGTTATAACTCTGAAGCTATATTAAGAGCAGTTGTAGATAATTTTGGCATTGCAGTTATATCCGAATTACTTATTGAGGATTATTTAAAAAAGCATCTTTTGTGGGCTTGTGATATTGAAGGTATTAATTTACATAGGACATTTGATATTGCATATCATAGAAGCAAGTTTTTTACAGAAAATATTTCAGCATTTTTTGATATTTCAGTAGAATATGGGAAAAAACAAGCGAGAAAGAAGAGTAGAAGTGTAAACAGTTTATAATATATCTAAATAAAAATAAGAGTATATAAATATACTCTTATTTTTATTTAGATATATTAGCCTATATTAACGCCAAAATTTTTACACAATCCTGCAAGTCCATCCTCAAATCCAGAACCTAAAGCATTAAATTTCCACTCTCCATTATGTCTATATAGTTCTGCCACAACTATTGCTGTTTCTATGCTAAAATCTTCACCCAATTCATATTTAATAAGTTCCTCATTAGTTTCTTCATTATATATTCTTATATATGAATTTTCAACTTGTCCGAAATTTTGTCTTCTTGTAATTGCTTCGTTTATAGTAACACTAAATGATATTTTAGCAATATTTTGAGGTATTTTAGATAAGTCTACATTTATTTGTTCATCATCACCATCACCAACACCTGTTCTATTATCACCCATATATTCAACAGCTCCAGAAGCGTGTTTTAAATTATTATAGAATATAAAGTCTCCATCATTCGTTACTTTTCCATCAGTTCCAGTTAAAAATGCAGAGGCATCTAAATCGAAATCAAAGCCACCATCATATTTATTAATATCCCATCCTAGTCCTACTATTACTTTTTTTAGACCAGGGTTACTTTTTGTTAAACTTACTTTTTGTCCTTTTGCTAAAGTTATACCCATTTAAACCAACTCCTCATTATAAATTTTTTATTGTAATTATTACTTATATGTATTAATTAATTCACGAAGCTCTTCATTTTGACCAATTCCTAAAGCATTAAATTTCCATTCTTCATTTCTACGATAAATTTCTCCTGCCAAAACTGTTACTTTACCAGAAAAGTCTTCTTGAAGATTAT from Clostridioides difficile ATCC 9689 = DSM 1296 includes the following:
- a CDS encoding TerD family protein produces the protein MGITLAKGQKVSLTKSNPGLKKVIVGLGWDINKYDGGFDFDLDASAFLTGTDGKVTNDGDFIFYNNLKHASGAVEYMGDNRTGVGDGDDEQINVDLSKIPQNIAKISFSVTINEAITRRQNFGQVENSYIRIYNEETNEELIKYELGEDFSIETAIVVAELYRHNGEWKFNALGSGFEDGLAGLCKNFGVNIG